A portion of the Edaphobacter lichenicola genome contains these proteins:
- a CDS encoding helix-turn-helix domain-containing protein gives MPTTSNDPTRNLATRIKGERDARGWTLAELAERSGVSRAMIAKVEAGRSSPTAMLLGKLSGAFGITISTLLARAEDVNRSRVMKHDQRLVWRDPQSGYVRRQVFPIPGSTVPIDLVEVELPAGAKVAYPASSYSFAKHLIWVQKGRLVFVEGQQEHLLRPGDCLELGEPQDCRYENRSGASCTYLVLLLRQAP, from the coding sequence GTGCCCACTACATCGAACGATCCCACACGAAATTTAGCAACGCGCATCAAAGGCGAACGCGATGCGAGGGGTTGGACCCTGGCTGAACTCGCCGAGCGCTCTGGCGTATCGCGAGCTATGATCGCGAAGGTCGAGGCCGGTAGGAGTAGCCCGACCGCGATGTTGCTCGGCAAATTGTCTGGCGCCTTCGGCATCACGATCTCTACGCTGCTCGCTCGCGCGGAGGATGTCAACCGGTCGCGCGTAATGAAGCATGACCAACGGCTCGTCTGGCGCGATCCGCAGAGTGGATACGTGCGGCGGCAAGTCTTTCCAATTCCAGGTTCGACAGTTCCGATTGATCTCGTGGAAGTAGAACTACCTGCAGGTGCCAAGGTGGCCTACCCCGCGTCAAGCTACAGCTTCGCCAAACATCTCATCTGGGTACAGAAGGGACGATTGGTGTTTGTCGAAGGCCAGCAAGAACATCTGCTGCGTCCAGGGGACTGCCTCGAACTAGGCGAGCCTCAGGATTGCCGATACGAAAATCGTTCAGGCGCTAGCTGCACCTATCTCGTTCTTTTGCTGCGTCAGGCTCCGTGA
- a CDS encoding GNAT family N-acetyltransferase, translating to MKDLRIRILQADLDDPRIVELIENHVVAARGQTAPGSAHALDLSGLRSSDVSVWVANRGEDVVGTGALKRLSEVEGEVKSMFTSPSARRLGVASIMLDHIIDAARNEGLRRLNLETGSWPYFDPARALYAAFGFVECDPFGEYREDPNSVFMTLNIEDSLARGSSRSH from the coding sequence ATGAAGGATCTGCGTATCCGAATTCTTCAAGCTGATCTTGATGACCCCCGGATTGTTGAATTGATTGAAAATCATGTGGTAGCGGCGCGAGGCCAGACTGCCCCTGGGAGTGCGCACGCGCTCGATCTATCTGGGTTGAGGTCGTCCGATGTTTCCGTCTGGGTCGCTAACCGCGGCGAAGATGTAGTAGGCACCGGCGCGCTCAAGAGATTGTCCGAGGTCGAAGGGGAGGTGAAATCCATGTTTACGTCCCCCTCTGCTCGAAGGCTCGGCGTCGCGAGCATCATGCTTGACCACATCATCGATGCGGCCAGAAACGAAGGTCTCAGGCGGCTTAATTTAGAGACCGGCTCCTGGCCCTACTTCGATCCAGCAAGGGCCCTTTACGCGGCCTTCGGTTTTGTGGAATGCGACCCTTTTGGTGAGTATCGGGAAGACCCCAATAGCGTATTTATGACTTTGAATATTGAGGATAGCCTAGCTCGTGGCTCTTCAAGGAGTCACTGA
- a CDS encoding alpha/beta fold hydrolase, with protein sequence MDDLEPLPVVLLHGLIGSLDDPAIAAALHPRLVFSPSLLGCGANADTAPATITLANQVEYVAQLVRTKFGDGRFHLVGHSVGGVAAALFANKYPEMVASLITAEGNFTLRDAFWSASVARMNQAEAEAMLDTLRSDPEGWLAQSGISPTEERVSVATRWLNLQPASTLRAMGRSIVDTTGQPSYDALLRSVFVRMPVHLVAGERSREGWDVPAWAEERAASFDVIEGAGHMMMLDDVNGFGQLLLRIIKTSAPLPFVRDDRYTR encoded by the coding sequence ATGGATGATTTGGAACCATTACCTGTTGTTCTTCTACATGGCTTGATCGGATCGCTTGACGATCCGGCTATCGCTGCTGCACTACACCCTCGTTTGGTATTCAGCCCGTCGTTGCTTGGCTGCGGAGCAAATGCCGACACCGCCCCTGCGACGATTACTCTCGCTAACCAAGTGGAGTACGTCGCTCAGCTCGTGAGAACAAAGTTTGGCGACGGGCGCTTTCATCTGGTCGGCCACTCCGTTGGGGGCGTGGCGGCAGCATTATTCGCCAACAAATATCCCGAGATGGTTGCGTCGTTGATCACCGCTGAAGGTAATTTCACGCTGAGGGACGCTTTCTGGTCGGCGAGCGTCGCGCGCATGAATCAAGCCGAGGCAGAAGCTATGCTGGACACGCTACGCTCCGATCCGGAGGGCTGGCTAGCCCAATCTGGAATTTCGCCGACCGAGGAGCGCGTCAGCGTGGCGACGCGATGGCTCAACCTACAGCCTGCTTCTACCTTGCGAGCTATGGGGCGATCAATCGTTGACACCACAGGACAGCCTTCCTACGATGCGTTGCTTCGTTCTGTTTTCGTTCGTATGCCCGTTCATCTGGTCGCCGGGGAACGCTCACGCGAAGGCTGGGATGTTCCGGCGTGGGCTGAAGAGCGGGCAGCGAGCTTTGATGTAATAGAAGGAGCAGGTCACATGATGATGCTGGACGACGTGAATGGGTTCGGCCAGCTCTTACTCCGTATCATTAAGACCAGCGCGCCACTTCCGTTTGTGAGGGATGATCGATACACACGCTGA
- a CDS encoding RBBP9/YdeN family alpha/beta hydrolase, with translation MTTFIMLPGIGGSGEDHWQTLWERFYPSMKRFNPPDWDKPELSVWRRALQDAVDAAEHPIILVAHSLSCLLVAHWAMDSRSTVAGAFLVSVPDPEAPAFPSAASSFREVPRIALPFRSIIIASTNDLYGSIDYMQRRAHEWNSELVNIGEHGHINASSNLSEWGEGHSLLRNFVHDLGLGAF, from the coding sequence ATGACGACATTCATCATGCTGCCAGGAATCGGCGGATCGGGCGAGGATCATTGGCAAACGTTGTGGGAACGGTTTTACCCTTCGATGAAGCGCTTCAACCCGCCAGACTGGGATAAACCAGAACTTTCTGTCTGGCGCAGAGCGCTTCAAGATGCCGTAGACGCAGCGGAGCACCCGATCATCCTTGTGGCGCATAGCCTTTCCTGTCTTTTGGTGGCGCATTGGGCCATGGACTCACGTTCCACAGTGGCTGGCGCATTCCTCGTATCTGTTCCTGATCCCGAGGCACCCGCGTTTCCCTCGGCTGCAAGTTCATTTAGAGAAGTTCCACGTATCGCGTTACCATTCCGCTCCATCATCATCGCGAGCACCAATGATCTTTACGGCAGTATCGACTACATGCAAAGGCGTGCGCACGAATGGAATTCGGAATTGGTCAACATAGGCGAGCATGGGCACATCAATGCATCCAGTAACCTGAGCGAGTGGGGCGAAGGACACTCTCTTCTGCGTAACTTTGTCCACGATTTGGGGCTCGGAGCGTTTTAG